TTCTATCTCTACAAGATTACGTGTCGAAATTTCGAACATTCCACAGTCGTACAAGCCCTAGAGCAGCAGGAATAGGGACATTTTCAGCTACGTTAGGAATAGCTGATACAAACGGAGGTCATAAGCAAAGAAAGCCGAAGTGCTTTTGTGGCGAGTACTATTTGTTTATTAAGTGCAAATATTGCAACCCGAAACTACGAGAAGATAGCTAGCAAGGCGACAAGGACATCTTTGAAGCAAAAGAAAGGGCAAAGAAGCATCCAAAGCTAAAAGACTACATTCTTCGAGCAGAGAAGGGACAAGGACCTTCTAAGAAAAGACCGGAGATGACTAGCTCGAAGAACGGTACTGCATCTTCATTAACTTCGACTCCGACTCCTATTCGCTTTAACGACGATTAACTAGCCACGAGTCCTATTTAGACAAACGCCTTAATACAGACTTTCAATACTGCAACGACTAAAGTACCACACCTTATGAACCGATGGGTGTTAGATCCTGGATCGAACGCACATGTTTGCAACACTAGACAATTTGGCTGGTCCTTTGTAAGGAAAGCTAAACCTAGAGAAGTGATCTATGCTGGTGGCTAGGTTGTTCAGATCGCTGAATGGGGCACTGTTGTACTCAATGTACGAACACTATCTAGCAAGGCACCTATTAAGCTCACTCACGTTGCATTAGTAGAAGGGTTCTTTGCCAATGTTCTTGGTCTATCGCGCTGTCGACCGCTAGGAATCCATTTCGATTCAGGACGCGACTTGCTCTACCAGAACAACCCGAGCAATGTGGTCGCAATGCTGGAGTACAGCAATAGGCACTGGCTTATCGATGCTGAGGAGAATGACCGACCCGAGCTAAGTATGTTATTAACATTTGCTGCTCGGTTTCAGCCTCAAAGAACATCTCAGAAACTAAGACTAGCGATCGTTGCTACGGCCAACGAAGCGCATTAGTTGTGGGGACATGCGAGCAAGTAGGCAATTGATTATCTGCCTGAAAGCGTTACAGGTTTTGAACTTGTTGGAGACAACAAAGCGCCGAAATAGAAGGACTGTGATGTATGTATCTAGTCAAAAATGACGCAACAAATCTCTCGAAGGACCCCTGAAGATACGAATACAACGCCTTTCTATCGCGTTGGCATTGATCTGGTTCAATTACTTCCTCAAGGAGAAGCTTGTTACAATGGTGACAAGTATGCCTTTCACGCAATCTGTCATTCGATCAAGTGGCATGAAGTCACAACGATTCCAAACCGACAAAAGAGTACTCTAGTGAATGTTATTAAGGCTCTAATTGCAAAGATTCAACGACAATTCGAATACACTGTGGTTGTATTTCGAATCGACAGCGAGCCTGGTTACCGCGAGCTATTGTACGATGTCTGCAAAGAGCTTAGTATCAAAATTAAAGCGCGAGCGGCTGATACTCCTGCGCAAAATCCAAATGCTgaaagagctggaagagTCATAGTTGAACGTGGAAGAGCATTGAGGATCTTATCAGGACTTCCAAAGGAATTAGCAAACGAGCTTATTATCACTACCGCTATGTTGCTTAACGTCACGCTAACAGAGAGCCTCGATTAGGAGACGCCTTACTAAAGAGTGTTTGGTAGAAAACCATCAGTAGCGCATATGGCTCCAATTAGATGTCGTGCTTACGTGCTCGACAGAAAGGTCAAGCGTGGAGACAAGTTTGAATCTCGAACGATGATTGGATATTTGGTTAGTTACGATTCGACAAATATCTTCCGTATCTAGATACCATCTAAGGGACGTGTTATACGAACACGCGATGTGGTCTTTGCACGACAGCACCTCATGAAGAACGACGATAAGCCTGAGAAGCTCTCAGAAGAAGCTGAGCGATTAATTAAGATCTTAGATATACCCACACCTTAAGCGCTTATAGTGTGAGGGACGTCAATAGTTGAGATGACCGTATCTGTATTAAGTACTAAGTGAGATATTGCGTGCaggttcgaagacctgcgcgggtcgaactttggtgttcggctgtggccttcgcttaaggcgcacgggccacctcgcttactagaggtcgcgggtttgatccatgacaTATAGACATTGAGGACCTTCTGTCTCTATTACAGAAACAGACTTATGAGGAAAACaactctttaacctagaATGACCGAAACGATGCTGAAACAGCAACTGAGAAAGATATTTAGTTTAAACTAGGGAATCTAGACAAGGAATTCGATAATTCTGCAACACTAGAATCTACGATTAGGGTTAGACATCCCGATGATAGCCCTACAACACCAGAATTAATGGTTTCCCGTCGACAAAACGTACCAGGCGGTTGGGGAGATTAATACCAAGACTACGTGCCAGACCGATACTAGAACAACGCTCCAAGACGTTTGAATCCAGAGGTTAGCAGTCAAGAGAATGTGATTGAAGGACACCGAAGACGACACCAAGCTAACTACTCTGATCATAATCACCTGAGTACGAATATGACCTACTATAGTACATTTTTGGCCGCAATCAGTCAACCAGAAACGACGAAACTGTTCGGAGAATTACCAAAAGTTCGACTCTATAGAGATCAGCTGCCACCACCTCTAAAACGCTATCGAGACGTTGCTACGCACCCATTTGCCAATGAGTTTCAGAAGGTAATGAATGTCAAATTTAACAACTGTTGGAAgtgtgagggatcgatcaagaaagattggatttgacaagatacaagctatcgagctatctacgttgtgagcccgaacttatgctgtgggcgccaaggcgctagtccgataagataaggatcttatcgatatgggggccatgggccgagcgagtctatggatccgtaacatTACCCCCCCTTTCAGAAGACGGTTGCACCTGCAAGCCGTGAATGTCTTTTATTTTATGACGCTGTGCTTGATGCCGAGCAGTTATGTTGTGTCTCATCCTTCGGGTCCTTGCTTCTGCTTGGAGACAGACGTCCTGAGTTGTGCCACCTTCCCAGGTCCAAGCTGTGCCATCAGTGAATGCGAAGGTGATAGGGCAAGCTCACAACTGTCTAGTACGCTAACAACTTCAACATCATCGCGACCAAGTGAATATGCGGCGACTAGGTTGAGATACAACGCTAGGTCTCGATACAGTTCGTGAGGTGGGGGCTTGTCGGGATAGAGACGGTGAAAGTCTTCAACCGCTTCCTCTGCGCCCCACAGGTCTGTATAGTCTTGCCATGCGGGCGAGGCATTCCAGTCTGGGGAGTTGGTGTACTTAACCTTATACTGGAGCATGCCTTTCTTGTTTGTGAGGGTGTCCTTGCGTCGTTTATCTATGCGACAGTCGACGACCATGTCTACGTAGTAGTCGTGCTCTCCGTCAGGGTGTTTCTCAGCGATGACGCCCTCACTTGGGCGAGCTGTTTGATCGGCGTCCAGGTGTAGTAACCATGGGTGGAACACTGGATGGACTTGTTTGTAGCAGTCTGGTAGTGCGAGCTCGACTGCATATCGGTTGGGCAAAGCTCGCACTTTGTATGGGCCAAGGTTCTTTGCGCTGAGACCGCGGCTCGGGCGCATCGTAGGGATATTGCGGGCATCAATATAGACTTTGTCACCGACGCGGTAGTCTGGAGCGggctgtctgtgctggttGGCGTAGTGTTCCATCTTGTTTTGGGACCAGCGAAGATTTTCTTGCATGAAACGGATAACGTCGGTCATCCTTTTCACCGTGCCTCGGGCGTCTTCGCGGAGCAACTGTTCTGCGCGTGAACGGGCGTCGGTAATGGGCGAGTCTTCGGTGACTAGTTCCGATCCCATGCGAGGTAGGTAGCCCTtggtggcaagcgcgggtGCGACGCCAGAGGACACGTTTTCTCTGTTATTGATGGCGAGCTGGGCTAGTGGCAGCCAGTCTACCCAGTCGTTTTGCATATAGTTCGTGTAAGCACGCAGGTAACACTTTAGTCCGGCGTTGGCGACTTCAGTCTGGCCGTCTGTTTCTGGGTGGTAAGCTGTAGAGAGCTTTGGTGTAACACCCAGTCGATGACACAGCTCCTTCCAGAAATGAGAGACGAACTGTGACCCTCGGTCAGACACAATTGTAGTAGGGAAACCTTCCTCTCTCCAGACGTAATCGACAAATGCTCGGACAACAGCATCAACTTCAAGGCTGTCTAGGGCGATAAACCGTTGCGACTTGCTTAGCCGGTCAATCACGACCATGACATGAGAGTAGGTGCGTCCGAATCTAGTACAGTCTGGCAGGGGTGTGATGAAGTCGACTGAAATGTCAGTCCAGAATCGTTTCGGTACGGGGAGCGGGTGCAGCAGTCCCTGCTTGCGGTCTCTGTATGGCTTTGCGCGTCGGCAAACTACACAACTCCGGGTATACTGAGCGACTGTGTCTGTCATGAGCGGCCAGTAGTACTGTTGGCTAACTAGGTAGTAGGTAGAGCGCTTGCCGCCGTGGCCCGCCGTGGCGGTGTCGTGGAACCGACGGACGATGTCTTTGCGAAGATCGTCGTCGTAGGGGATGAAGAGTCTGCCGCGGAAGTAAACCAGACTGTTGCGGATTTCGCAGTCCTGTAGCTCTAGCTTCAGCTTCATTTGTATGGCGACAGTGTGGGGAAGGTGACGGGCGCCGTCTGCCTTTGCTCGTATTATTTCTTGTAGTGTGGGATCGACGCGGTAGGCATTTACGATCGCTGTCATAAGTCCATCGTCAGGCGCGTTCTCCCCGGCACCCGTGCCAGGGAAGCTGGCGCAGCAGCGTGAGGGATCTCAATTGTCTCCCCTTAGGCTGGCTGTCCAAGGCTACGTCTGGGGTTGAGTCGTCATCCACCAAATCATCGACGCCATACGCCTCCTCGCTCATTAGATATAGCATGCCTGCTAGCGTTTGTACCTCCTCCGCGTATTCGAATAACAGCGCCGCGAGTTGAATTGCTTGTCGGGCGTCGTTGTGTGTGTGCGTGTCTCGTTTGATGACGTCGTCGACGCGGTCGGGGCCGAGGATCGTCTGGGTCTGATGTATGATCCGTGGATCGTTTGGGTTCGTGGGTGTGTCGCCGGGGCGTCTCGTCAAGGCGTCGGGTTTGCTGCCTAGTCTGCCTGGTCGGTAAGTGATCTTAAAGTTGAATTCGCTCAGAAACTCAGCCCATCTTGCTTGACGCCTGTTGAGTGCTTTGTTGACCATAAAGGTCTGTAAGGTGGCATGGTCTGAGATGACCTTCACCGGGTCCGAGGTGCCGGCCAGCTCTGGTCTCCATTCCTCAAAGGCGCGGACGATGGCCAtaagctccttgtcgtagATGGCATAGTTGCACTCAGCTGGTGACATCTTTGTGGAGATAAAAGCGACTGGTTTTAGCACTCCGTCAGTCTGGACTTGGGACAGCACGGCTGCTGTGACGGTGTCGGAGGAGTCTGTTTCGACCCAGGTCTCAAGCGCGGGGTTGAAGTGCGCGAGGACCGGGGCGATGGTAAATGCTTTCTTAAGCTTTTCGAATGCGTCGTGGGCAGCAGATCCTTGGGCGATAGGAAAGTTCAGCTTGACGTCGCCGTTTGTCCCGCGGGTAAGATCCGTGAGCGGCCGCGCGATATAAGAGAAGGCAACAATAAACCTTCGGTAGAAATTTGCGAAACCTAGGAATGCTTGCAACTCTTTCAATGTTGTTGGGGTGCCCCAGTCGAGCACTGACTTAACCTTGGCGGGGTCCATTTTGATGCCTTCAGTTGTAAGAATGAGGCCCAGGTATCTCACCTCTTGGACGGCAAACTCGGACTTGTCAATGTCTAGATGAAGTCCGGCCTCACCTAGACTCTCGATAACCTTGCGGACATGAACCTTATGCTCTGCCAAAGACGCGCTGTAGATTAGGACGTCGTCGAGGTATGCAGAGCAGAACTCGTCAAGGTAATCGCGTAAAACCTCGTTAATGTAGGCCTGAAAGGTACCTGGTGCGTTGCAGAGTCCGAAAGGCATCACTAAGTATTCGAATAGGCCATACCGTGTTAGGAAGGCAGTCTTATGTTCGTCGCCTTCCTTGATGCGGATTTTGTTAAAGGCGGCGATGACGTCGACCACGGTGAAGTAGGCGACGTTAGCTAGCCGCGCGAGCGTTTCTTTAATCATCGGAGGAGCGTTCCTGTTCTTGATAGTGACGGCATTGAGCGCTCTATAGTCCACGCAAATGCGGAGTCCACCTCCAGATTTGCGGACGACGAGCACAGGCGAAGCGAAGTCTGACTTGCTTTCACGGATCTCACCGCGTCCTCTCATGTCCTCAACATAAGCTTTAACGGCAAGGCCTTCGTCCTTACTTATGCCGTACATCTTAGCGTTTGGGTGTTTTGATCCGGGGATAATGTCAATGCTGTGGTCGACCGCGCCTCGTCGAGCGGGCAAGTCTGTCGTGGCGGGATCAGGATTAAATCGGTGGGCGAGATCGTGGAGCCATTCGGGCAACTTGTCTAGGACCTCGTCGCGAGTTTTAGCGGGCGAGTTCAGCTTCTGGTGGAACTTATCAATGTCTTCCTGAGATAGGGCGTTCATGTCCATGGCAAATAGTGAGGCGAAGACGCGGCTAGCCTGGGCTCTCTCGTCGGCGTCATCGCTGTCATCTTTGTCGAGTTGTTCAAAATCATGTGGGTACAGCCAGATAGTACCGTTCTCTGGTCGTGATGCCAGTGCGGCAGCGGCCTCACCTGACACATGGTGTATGTCCATGTTCGCGTAGGTCGGGTTCCGTTCTTTGGCTTTTGCTGCGGCCCGTCGGTGTCGACTGCTGCGAACAGTGACTTGCTCGcctttgtgtaggcagttGGCGTAGCAATGCTCGCTGTTGAAACGCATAGTTTTTTCCCTCCAGTCGATGTGTGGATTATGCTCTTCTAGCCATGAAGTGCCGAAAATAAAGTCGTAAGTCGTCATAGGTACACTGTAGAAGAGTTCCTCGCTAACGTGTTCAGCGTGGGAGATGGGGGCTAGGACGCCGTGTGTGATAGGCGCCATGGCGAAATTGCCGTCGCCAAGTCGTAGTTGCAAAGGTTGTTTAAGCCGAAACGTCGGCAGGTTATGTCGTTGCGCAAATAGTGTGGAGATACAGTTTCCAGTAGCACCAGAGTCAGTCAAAGCTTCCGTATCAATATAGCTATTCGAAGTGGCGACCTTGCACTTGAAAACGAACTGCTGGCCTTGGACAAGCTGCTTGCCTTTGACCATAGTGTTCGCGCTCAAGACAACGTGTCTGTCCTCTATAGCCTGGGGAGGCGTCCAGTCCTCCAATTCTTGTAAACAAACGCGTAAAGTGCTAGGTGTAGCTCCGGTGAGCGGGGTAGTTTGGGTATCAAGGGTCGGTGAAACAATAGGGGTATCGCTAACAAGGGTTGGACTGGTAGTTGTGGCTTTGACTGTGACTGTAACTGTATCTGTGGACCATTTTGGTGCGGTCCCGGGGCGTCTTTCGCCGGGGACGGCTAGTTTTCCGACTCGTCGGTGGCATCGACGACTGTGGCCTGGAGGGCGGCGTTGGTGAATGTAGCTTTGAGGGCAGGGACGCGGCTAGCTGGCACGATAGAGCCAGACTTGCAGGCTGCTGGGACGTCTGCGTCGGTCGGACGATGTTTCTTGCCGCTGACATTTGCCGTGCCTCCGCATTTAAAGCACTCGCCTTGCTTACTCAACGCGTTGAGTTGCGCGCGCGTGCGACCGTAGTTGTTACGCGTTGTGGAGCCGCTGCTATTGCTGTTGCCGTTGCCATTACCTCCACCACCAGCGTTAGACGTGTTGCGGCCGGTTCGGGTACCATTATTTCCGCTGCTCTGGGTGAGACGTGAGAGCTGTTGCTGAGTGCGGCAATTCTGGGCAAACGCTTCCCAAGTATCACCATGGCGGAATTGTAAACCTGCGTTACGACCAAACTTCATGAGTCGGATCGCGTGCTGGATCATTTCGTTGTCGCCCAGGTTCAATGGTGCGACTGTAGAGGTAAAGCGGGCTACCCAGGTGTTAAACGATTCATTGTCGCGTTGCTTTAATCCTCCAGAGCCGCTGTCGTGTagcgctgcgctggcttcGGTGACCTTGTCGACCGTGTCAAAGATGCGATCAAGTTCCGTGAGGACTTCTTCCGCTGTCACGTAGGCGTTACGAGCTCCGGGTGCTGCTCTATATTCCACCTGTGCAGCGGCTGGTCCTCGCAAGTGGTCAATCAGGTAGTCGAGCTGATCTTGAACAGTTGTGTGGATAGTAGTTTTGTTTAAGAAGTTCCTGGCGCTGCGGCGCCAATACTTGTAGTCCTCTTTGTCGGTGCTGTCTCCGCGAAAGATGTCAATATCCTTCAGCTTTGCACCCGTTGCAGTGAGGTTGTCCGATACAGCAGACCGAGCTAGGGGTCGGTTTTTCTGATGATGTGCCATAGGGGGAGGCAGCATCAAGTCGTGAGTGCCAGTGCCAATGAACGGGTTCGCAGTCATTGGAGGAGGGGACGACTGGAACTGAGCTGGGCGCGTGTCATATAAATTTCCATTCGTCGGGACGCCCGCGTGCTGTTGCAGGACACTCCTCTCGTTGTAGAGGTCGCTAATCTGGGAGTAGAGCTTCACGTTTGACTCGCGCGAGGCTGCAAGCTCGTCTTCGAGCACTGCTAGCCGTGAAGCGTAGCTGTTCTTAGTAGTGATCATGCGGTTGCATTTCTGGGTGACTTGGGCAAGCTCGTCTGCGGCGGCAGCGCGAGCTTGCGTCTGGGCGCGCTCCACGCGGGCGTCAGCTGCTTCTTGTTGTACACGGGCTTCATTATGTGCTTGGTCTAGCTGTTCGGCTTGTTCAGCTATCTGACTAAGCAAATCTGCTAGGTGTCCAAAGACACTCTCAGCATGTTCAGCGATGCAAGCGGTGAAGTCGTCAACGTTCCTCATGTCCGCGAGGATCTCGCGCTCATCGTTGTCGTGGATGCCATAAAAACGTAGATACATGTCATCcgtgtcgtcgtcgtagCCTAGTTCTATAGAAGTCTTATCCGCTGGCTTAACGGCTTTCTTAAGAGACTGTCTACAAGACTGTCGTCGGCGTTCAGCGGCGTTGACGTCATTGCCCTCGTCCTCGCTGTTGCCTTGGCCGTCTCCACGGCCAAAAGTGACCTGTCTCTTGCGGGTGGCGAGCTTCTGTCTAATAGTCGCCTTCTCCGCTTCGGTGAGGTCGTCGTCATTCTCAAAGTCGCCGTACTCAAGGTGCGACTCTGCTGGAATGGTTTGTGTGTCGTTCTGAGCACCCTGGTCGTGGGCATCCTTGCTCGTCTCGTTTAGTCGGGCCATCATCGGCGGCAGCGCTAGAAGCGGCGGCGGATCTTTTCTGGCAGGTGGGTACAGCTATGCAGCTGGGCAATCCAGTGTCTTCCGCGGCGGCACTCTGCGGCGGCGGGTCTTTTCTGGCAGGTGGGTACAGCTATGCAGCTGGGCAATCCAGTGTCTTCCGCGGCGGCACTCTGCGGCGGCGGGTCTTTTCTGGCAGGTGGGTACAGCTATGCAGCTGGGCAATCCAGTGTCTTCCGCGGCGGCACTCTGCGGCGGCGGGTCTTTTCTGGCAGGTGGGTACAGCTATGCAGCTGGGCAATCAGGTGTCTTTACTACGGCGGCTCTTCTGCGGCGGTACGTATAGTCAATGCGATCCTCGTCGCGTAAGTGTTTCTGTCGTTGGCGT
This sequence is a window from Pyrenophora tritici-repentis strain M4 chromosome 4, whole genome shotgun sequence. Protein-coding genes within it:
- a CDS encoding KfrA-N domain containing protein, which codes for MMARLNETSKDAHDQGAQNDTQTIPAESHLEYGDFENDDDLTEAEKATIRQKLATRKRQVTFGRGDGQGNSEDEGNDVNAAERRRQSCRQSLKKAVKPADKTSIELGYDDDTDDMYLRFYGIHDNDEREILADMRNVDDFTACIAEHAESVFGHLADLLSQIAEQAEQLDQAHNEARVQQEAADARVERAQTQARAAAADELAQVTQKCNRMITTKNSYASRLAVLEDELAASRESNVKLYSQISDLYNERSVLQQHAGVPTNGNLYDTRPAQFQSSPPPMTANPFIGTGTHDLMLPPPMAHHQKNRPLARSAVSDNLTATGAKLKDIDIFRGDSTDKEDYKYWRRSARNFLNKTTIHTTVQDQLDYLIDHLRGPAAAQVEYRAAPGARNAYVTAEEVLTELDRIFDTVDKVTEASAALHDSGSGGLKQRDNESFNTWVARFTSTVAPLNLGDNEMIQHAIRLMKFGRNAGLQFRHEQRK